From Aquipuribacter nitratireducens, a single genomic window includes:
- a CDS encoding DUF4031 domain-containing protein, giving the protein MAVLVDPPMWPAHGRLWSHLVSDSSLAELHAFAAAAGIPARGFDLDHYDVPAEAYDALVAAGAVPVGAGELLRRLRASGLRVSGAQRRASRRR; this is encoded by the coding sequence GTGGCCGTGCTCGTCGACCCGCCCATGTGGCCGGCGCACGGCCGGTTGTGGTCGCACCTCGTGAGCGACAGCTCGCTCGCCGAGCTCCACGCCTTCGCCGCCGCCGCGGGCATCCCCGCGAGGGGCTTCGACCTCGACCACTACGACGTGCCGGCCGAGGCCTACGACGCCCTCGTCGCCGCCGGTGCGGTGCCGGTCGGCGCAGGAGAGCTCCTGCGGCGGCTCCGGGCGAGCGGGCTGCGGGTCAGCGGGGCGCAGCGGCGGGCGTCACGCCGGCGGTGA
- a CDS encoding RBBP9/YdeN family alpha/beta hydrolase: MRALVLHGWQNHRPAGHWQAHLARRLADAGHDVAYPQLPRADTPDVDRWLEVLERHLVEGTVDLVVCHSLACLLWVRAVETGLVGGATVVGRLVLVAPVATAVVLGHPEIAAFAPSGPWPDLAPGSRHRPCLVRSDDDPYSPHGLAAELAQQSTVDEVVLPGQAHLDLTAGYGAWPSLERWCLTGSGAISPR; this comes from the coding sequence ATGAGAGCCCTCGTCCTGCACGGCTGGCAGAACCACCGCCCCGCCGGGCACTGGCAGGCGCACCTCGCGCGCCGGCTCGCCGACGCGGGCCACGACGTCGCGTACCCGCAGCTGCCCCGTGCCGACACCCCCGACGTCGACCGCTGGCTCGAGGTGCTCGAGCGCCACCTCGTCGAGGGGACCGTCGACCTCGTCGTGTGCCACAGCCTCGCGTGCCTGCTGTGGGTGAGGGCCGTCGAGACCGGGCTCGTCGGGGGCGCGACGGTCGTCGGTCGCCTCGTCCTCGTCGCGCCCGTCGCGACGGCCGTCGTGCTGGGCCACCCGGAGATCGCGGCGTTCGCCCCGAGCGGGCCGTGGCCGGACCTCGCCCCGGGCTCCCGGCACCGGCCGTGCCTCGTCCGCTCCGACGACGACCCCTACAGCCCGCACGGGCTCGCGGCGGAGCTCGCCCAGCAGAGCACCGTCGACGAGGTCGTGCTGCCCGGCCAGGCCCACCTCGACCTCACCGCCGGCTACGGGGCCTGGCCCTCCCTCGAGCGGTGGTGCCTCACAGGGAGCGGTGCGATCAGCCCCCGCTGA
- the moaA gene encoding GTP 3',8-cyclase MoaA yields MSTVALGIPVVPRPDATGAAPRPADDPGLVDRWGRRARDLRVSLTDRCNLRCSYCMPPEGLPWLPDPQLLQAEETLRLVRVAVERLGVDEVRFTGGEPLLRQDLPELVAGTAALRTPDGRRVRTALTTNGVGLDRRAARLAAAGLDRVTVSLDTLDRGRYERITHRDRLAAVLRGIDAALTHGLDPVKVNALVVRGVNDDETPELVRWACALGVELRVIEHMPLDAHGDWDRSAMVTAEEVLGRLRAVFRLAPVGARGSAPAERWYVEEGGRRLGTVGVIASVTRPFCGDCDRVRLTADGQVRNCLFAAHGTDLRGLLRGGADDETLAEAWRGDMWAKRAGHGIDDPSFVRPDRPMSAIGG; encoded by the coding sequence GTGAGCACGGTGGCCCTCGGCATCCCGGTCGTGCCGCGGCCGGACGCGACCGGCGCGGCGCCCCGACCGGCCGACGACCCGGGCCTCGTCGACCGCTGGGGCCGGCGCGCCCGCGACCTGCGGGTGTCGCTCACCGACCGCTGCAACCTGCGCTGCTCCTACTGCATGCCCCCCGAGGGCCTGCCGTGGCTGCCGGACCCGCAGCTGCTGCAGGCGGAGGAGACGCTGCGCCTGGTCCGTGTCGCCGTCGAGCGCCTCGGGGTCGACGAGGTCCGCTTCACCGGGGGCGAGCCGCTGCTGCGGCAGGACCTGCCCGAGCTGGTGGCCGGCACCGCGGCGCTGCGCACCCCGGACGGCCGGCGCGTGCGGACGGCCCTCACGACGAACGGCGTCGGCCTCGACCGCCGGGCGGCCCGCCTGGCGGCGGCCGGGCTCGACCGGGTGACGGTGAGCCTCGACACGCTCGACCGCGGGCGCTACGAGCGCATCACGCACCGCGACCGCCTCGCCGCCGTGCTGCGGGGGATCGACGCGGCCCTCACGCACGGGCTCGACCCGGTCAAGGTCAACGCGCTGGTCGTGCGCGGCGTCAACGACGACGAGACCCCCGAGCTCGTCCGCTGGGCCTGCGCCCTGGGCGTCGAGCTGCGGGTCATCGAGCACATGCCGCTGGACGCGCACGGCGACTGGGACCGCAGCGCGATGGTGACGGCGGAGGAGGTCCTCGGGCGGCTGCGCGCGGTCTTCCGCCTCGCCCCCGTGGGCGCCCGCGGCAGCGCCCCCGCCGAGCGGTGGTACGTCGAGGAGGGAGGCCGTCGGCTCGGCACGGTCGGGGTCATCGCGAGCGTCACGCGGCCGTTCTGCGGCGACTGCGACCGGGTGCGCCTGACGGCGGACGGCCAGGTCCGCAACTGCCTGTTCGCCGCCCACGGCACCGACCTGCGAGGGCTGCTGCGCGGCGGCGCCGACGACGAGACCCTCGCCGAGGCGTGGCGCGGGGACATGTGGGCCAAGCGCGCCGGGCACGGCATCGACGACCCGTCGTTCGTGCGGCCCGACCGTCCCATGAGCGCGATCGGTGGCTGA
- a CDS encoding MoaD/ThiS family protein: MADPVEADPVVADGTGRLAVRYFAGARAAAGTREETVAADPGAPLAEVLDRLAATRPALARVLPACSFLLDGTAARREDQVGAATGLDVLPPFSGG; encoded by the coding sequence GTGGCTGACCCGGTGGAGGCAGACCCGGTGGTGGCCGACGGCACCGGACGGCTCGCCGTCCGCTACTTCGCGGGAGCACGGGCCGCCGCGGGCACGCGCGAGGAGACGGTGGCCGCGGACCCGGGCGCGCCCCTCGCGGAGGTCCTCGACCGGCTCGCCGCGACCCGGCCCGCTCTGGCCCGCGTGCTGCCGGCGTGCTCGTTCCTGCTCGACGGCACGGCCGCGCGCCGCGAGGACCAGGTGGGTGCGGCCACGGGTCTCGACGTCCTGCCGCCCTTCAGCGGGGGCTGA
- a CDS encoding WXG100 family type VII secretion target, protein MTRFEVDSAQVEAASARVQVASEQVGAEVDAMMRHLEDLQGTWRGQAATGFAALVEQWRATQLQVRESLDGIQVALAHAGRQYAETEAAAARMFAG, encoded by the coding sequence ATGACGAGGTTCGAGGTCGACAGCGCGCAGGTCGAGGCGGCGAGCGCGCGGGTGCAGGTGGCGTCGGAGCAGGTGGGCGCCGAGGTCGACGCGATGATGCGCCACCTGGAGGACCTGCAGGGCACGTGGCGGGGGCAGGCGGCGACCGGCTTCGCGGCGCTGGTCGAGCAGTGGCGCGCGACCCAGCTGCAGGTCCGCGAGTCCCTCGACGGCATCCAGGTCGCGCTCGCGCACGCGGGCCGGCAGTACGCCGAGACGGAGGCCGCGGCCGCCCGGATGTTCGCGGGATGA
- a CDS encoding S1C family serine protease — MTSPTLERPAPPTAFSAAPTALPGSSRRRRPGRWIAGTTAAVLVTGTAVGAAALGLSAGDDLAATVQARLDGAVVEQAASGGPDSGGEAQSAASGVLDLLDPASGVDWGAVAEQVSPGVVAIAVRAADGTGGEGSGVVYDGSGLVLTNNHVIASARGGEVQVTLADGRVLTGTVLGADPSTDLAVVQLQDPPADLTVVPLGKSADVAVGDPVMAVGNPLGLSGTVTTGIVSALDRPVTTQAAGVADGQPVVTDAIQTDAAVNPGNSGGPLIDAAGRVVGINSSIATTGPQSGSVGLGFAIPVDVARDVAAQLVEDGTVEHARLGAYLQDATATVDGDGEWAGSRLGAGLAEIVPGSAAEAAGLRAGDVVVAVDGRPTTGAEALTARVRALGAGDTVPVVVARDGEAVEVDVTLGSLDAGS; from the coding sequence ATGACGAGCCCCACCCTCGAGCGTCCCGCGCCGCCCACTGCCTTCTCCGCTGCCCCGACCGCCCTCCCCGGCTCCTCCCGCCGCCGCCGCCCCGGCCGCTGGATCGCCGGCACCACCGCCGCCGTCCTCGTGACCGGCACCGCCGTCGGGGCCGCCGCGCTCGGGCTGAGCGCCGGCGACGACCTCGCAGCCACCGTCCAGGCACGGCTCGACGGTGCCGTCGTGGAGCAGGCCGCCTCCGGCGGCCCCGACTCCGGCGGGGAGGCGCAGTCCGCCGCCTCGGGCGTGCTCGACCTCCTCGACCCCGCCTCCGGGGTCGACTGGGGCGCCGTGGCGGAGCAGGTGAGCCCGGGCGTCGTCGCCATCGCCGTGCGGGCCGCCGACGGCACCGGCGGCGAGGGCAGCGGCGTCGTCTACGACGGGTCCGGTCTCGTCCTCACGAACAACCACGTCATCGCCTCGGCCCGTGGCGGCGAGGTGCAGGTGACGCTCGCCGACGGGCGCGTCCTCACCGGCACCGTCCTCGGCGCCGACCCCTCGACGGACCTCGCGGTCGTGCAGCTGCAGGACCCGCCGGCCGACCTCACGGTCGTGCCGCTCGGGAAGAGCGCGGACGTCGCCGTCGGCGACCCCGTCATGGCGGTCGGCAACCCCCTCGGGCTGTCCGGCACCGTGACGACCGGCATCGTGAGCGCGCTCGACCGGCCCGTCACCACCCAGGCGGCGGGTGTCGCCGACGGCCAGCCGGTCGTCACCGACGCCATCCAGACCGACGCGGCCGTCAACCCCGGCAACTCCGGCGGCCCGCTCATCGACGCGGCCGGCCGGGTCGTCGGCATCAACTCCTCGATCGCGACGACGGGCCCGCAGTCCGGCTCCGTCGGCCTCGGCTTCGCCATCCCGGTCGACGTCGCCCGCGACGTCGCCGCCCAGCTCGTCGAGGACGGCACCGTCGAGCACGCCCGGCTCGGCGCCTACCTGCAGGACGCCACCGCGACGGTCGACGGTGACGGCGAGTGGGCGGGGTCCCGGCTGGGCGCCGGGCTCGCCGAGATCGTGCCCGGCTCGGCCGCCGAGGCGGCGGGCCTGCGGGCCGGGGACGTCGTCGTCGCCGTCGACGGGCGCCCCACGACGGGAGCCGAGGCCCTCACCGCCCGGGTGCGCGCCCTCGGTGCCGGCGACACGGTGCCGGTCGTCGTCGCCCGCGACGGCGAGGCCGTCGAGGTCGACGTCACCCTCGGCTCGCTCGACGCGGGGAGCTGA
- a CDS encoding GH1 family beta-glucosidase, with translation MADLPQTFVWGAATASFQIEGDRAGRGDTVWDAFAQVPGAVADGTDGDVTCDHIHRYREDVALLRDLGVDAYRFSVAWARVQPTGRGDFSADGLGFYDRLVDELLGAGVEPWVTLYHWDLPLELQLAGGWASRRTVDHFVEYALTVQEALGDRVKRWATHNEPWCAAWLGHGNGVHAPGVRDHALAARVTHHLLLSHGRAVAAMRQQDPDAAYGIVLNLDNVRAADDAAVTRDALPAYDALRNRVWLDPLAGRGYPADALELLHPHLDGAVEPGDLDQVATPTDWLGLNYYNDAVFEAGEGAVPTVELLQPGLELVRQADPGADATAMGWPITPDGFTDVLVRLQEEYAGLGPFVVTENGSAWDDDPTPGPDGVVEDPRRVAYLHAHLEALDEARRRGVDVRGYFAWSLLDNFEWALGLSKRFGLVRVDFDTLERTPKRSYLAYRDAVAARRG, from the coding sequence ATGGCCGACCTGCCGCAGACGTTCGTGTGGGGGGCCGCCACCGCCTCCTTCCAGATCGAGGGCGACCGCGCGGGGCGCGGCGACACCGTGTGGGACGCCTTCGCGCAGGTGCCCGGCGCAGTCGCCGACGGCACCGACGGCGACGTCACGTGCGACCACATCCACCGCTACCGCGAGGACGTCGCCCTGCTTCGCGACCTCGGCGTCGATGCCTACCGGTTCTCCGTGGCGTGGGCGCGGGTGCAGCCCACGGGTCGCGGGGACTTCTCCGCCGACGGGCTGGGCTTCTACGACCGGCTCGTCGACGAGCTGCTCGGTGCGGGCGTCGAGCCGTGGGTGACGCTCTACCACTGGGACCTCCCGCTGGAGCTGCAGCTGGCGGGCGGGTGGGCCTCGCGCCGCACCGTCGACCACTTCGTCGAGTACGCCCTCACGGTGCAGGAGGCCCTGGGGGACCGCGTGAAGCGGTGGGCCACCCACAACGAGCCGTGGTGCGCGGCGTGGCTGGGGCACGGCAACGGCGTGCACGCTCCGGGCGTGCGCGACCACGCCCTCGCCGCCCGCGTCACCCACCACCTGCTGCTGTCGCACGGGCGGGCCGTGGCGGCGATGCGGCAGCAGGACCCCGACGCCGCCTACGGGATCGTCCTCAACCTCGACAACGTCCGTGCCGCGGACGACGCGGCCGTCACCCGCGACGCGCTCCCCGCGTACGACGCCCTCCGCAACCGGGTGTGGCTCGACCCGCTCGCCGGCCGCGGCTACCCCGCCGACGCCCTCGAGCTGCTCCACCCCCACCTCGACGGTGCGGTCGAGCCCGGCGACCTCGACCAGGTGGCCACGCCGACGGACTGGCTCGGCCTCAACTACTACAACGACGCCGTGTTCGAGGCCGGCGAGGGTGCCGTGCCCACCGTCGAGCTCCTCCAGCCCGGGCTCGAGCTCGTGCGGCAGGCCGACCCGGGCGCCGACGCCACGGCCATGGGCTGGCCGATCACCCCGGACGGCTTCACCGACGTGCTCGTCCGGCTGCAGGAGGAGTACGCCGGGCTCGGCCCGTTCGTCGTCACGGAGAACGGGTCGGCGTGGGACGACGACCCGACGCCCGGCCCGGACGGCGTGGTCGAGGACCCTCGACGTGTGGCGTACCTCCACGCCCACCTCGAGGCCCTCGACGAGGCCCGGCGGCGGGGGGTCGACGTCCGCGGCTACTTCGCGTGGTCGCTGCTCGACAACTTCGAGTGGGCGCTCGGGCTCAGCAAGCGATTCGGGCTCGTCCGGGTCGACTTCGACACCCTCGAGCGCACCCCGAAGCGCAGCTACCTCGCCTACCGCGACGCCGTCGCCGCCCGCCGCGGCTGA